A genomic stretch from Candidatus Peregrinibacteria bacterium includes:
- a CDS encoding malic enzyme-like NAD(P)-binding protein, giving the protein MTDYFQRSLEEHERTKGKISLVSKMPVTNKDELSVAYTPGVAEPCRRIAENPDDVYKYTSKGNMVAVVSDGSAVLGLGNIGGAAGLPVMEGKAVLFKAFADVDAFPICLSTQDPDEIIAVVKAIAPTFGGINLEDIKAPECFYIEEKLKGMLDIPVFHDDQHGTAIVVLAGLINAMKVTGQKIENLKFVVSGVGAAGVAITKLLILYGATAENFLLCDSKGTIYKGREDLNPTKMELADITNTACHIDHDHGNCVTGGLSEAIKGANVFIGVSKAGLLTEDMVKTMAKDAIIFAMANPTPEIMPDIAKEAGARIVATGRSDFPNQINNVLAFPGIFRGVLDARAPQITEDMKIAAAEAIAGMVENPTEDRIVPAPFEPGIADKVAEAVKAVA; this is encoded by the coding sequence ATGACAGACTATTTTCAAAGATCGCTAGAAGAACATGAGCGTACAAAAGGTAAGATTTCGCTTGTTTCAAAGATGCCCGTAACAAATAAAGATGAATTGAGCGTCGCTTATACTCCGGGAGTAGCTGAGCCGTGCAGACGGATAGCGGAAAATCCGGATGATGTTTATAAATATACTTCAAAAGGTAATATGGTTGCCGTGGTTTCTGACGGCTCAGCGGTGCTGGGACTTGGGAACATAGGTGGAGCTGCCGGACTTCCAGTGATGGAAGGTAAAGCCGTATTGTTTAAAGCGTTTGCTGATGTAGACGCATTCCCAATCTGCCTCTCGACTCAAGATCCTGATGAAATAATTGCAGTTGTTAAAGCTATAGCTCCAACATTTGGAGGTATTAATTTAGAAGATATCAAGGCTCCGGAATGTTTTTATATTGAAGAAAAACTCAAAGGTATGCTCGACATCCCTGTATTTCATGATGATCAACATGGTACTGCAATCGTAGTACTTGCAGGCCTTATAAATGCTATGAAAGTTACCGGACAAAAGATAGAAAATTTAAAATTTGTAGTTAGCGGAGTTGGTGCGGCCGGTGTCGCAATCACAAAACTTCTTATTCTTTATGGTGCAACCGCAGAAAATTTCTTACTTTGCGATAGCAAAGGTACGATTTACAAAGGCCGAGAGGATTTAAATCCTACAAAGATGGAGCTCGCAGATATAACAAATACTGCATGTCATATTGACCACGATCATGGAAATTGCGTCACAGGCGGACTTAGTGAAGCTATCAAAGGAGCAAATGTATTCATAGGTGTATCAAAGGCCGGACTCCTAACAGAAGATATGGTGAAAACTATGGCAAAAGATGCAATAATTTTTGCAATGGCCAACCCTACTCCGGAAATCATGCCTGACATCGCAAAAGAGGCTGGTGCGCGAATCGTCGCGACCGGTAGATCTGATTTCCCAAACCAAATCAACAACGTACTCGCATTCCCGGGGATTTTCCGAGGAGTTCTCGACGCTCGCGCCCCACAAATCACAGAAGATATGAAAATCGCTGCTGCCGAAGCTATCGCCGGTATGGTTGAGAACCCTACAGAAGATCGAATAGTCCCTGCTCCATTTGAGCCGGGTATCGCAGATAAAGTTGCAGAGGCGGTAAAAGCAGTAGCTTAG